The Rhizobium sp. BT03 genome has a window encoding:
- a CDS encoding FAD-binding oxidoreductase — MTKNAIVLGAGIVGVSAAIHLQRRGRQVTLIDRKDPGSETSFGNAGLIQREGVAPYGFPQQLGLLMRYALNNRIDAHYHLRTLPSQLAFLARYWWNSNTRRHALITRAYAPLIENSIPEHKDLIKASHAEALIRRDGWMKIFRTEAKRDQALAEAALWQSEFGVEYDNLTSADIARMEPDMTGDFAGGIRWRDPWSVLDPHALTSAYRGYFESLGGRFVTGDAASFGPFGSGWKIMTAEGALEADDAVIALGPWAALATRRLGYSLPLGVKRGYHMHYAAKGNAVLNNWMLDAERGYLLAPMRRGIRLTTGAEFATLDAPKTPVQLDRAEAVARTIFPLGDRLDPEPWMGARPCTPDMMPIIGKAPRHQGLWFAFGHAHHGLTLGPVTGRVLAELITGETPFIDIAAYSPERFNP, encoded by the coding sequence ATGACGAAAAACGCAATCGTGCTCGGCGCCGGCATCGTCGGGGTGTCGGCGGCCATCCATCTTCAGCGGCGCGGCCGGCAGGTGACGCTGATCGACCGCAAGGATCCGGGCAGCGAAACCTCCTTCGGCAATGCCGGCCTGATCCAGCGCGAAGGTGTTGCGCCCTACGGCTTTCCTCAGCAGCTCGGTCTTCTCATGCGCTATGCGCTGAATAACCGCATCGACGCGCATTACCACCTGCGCACGCTGCCGAGCCAGCTCGCCTTTCTCGCCCGCTACTGGTGGAATTCCAATACACGGCGCCACGCACTCATCACCCGGGCTTATGCGCCGCTGATCGAAAATTCGATTCCCGAACACAAGGATCTGATCAAGGCCTCGCATGCGGAAGCCCTGATCCGCAGGGATGGCTGGATGAAGATCTTTCGTACGGAAGCCAAGCGCGATCAGGCCTTAGCGGAGGCCGCACTCTGGCAGAGTGAATTCGGAGTGGAATATGACAACCTGACGTCGGCCGACATCGCCCGCATGGAGCCTGACATGACAGGCGATTTTGCCGGCGGCATCCGCTGGCGCGATCCCTGGTCGGTGCTCGACCCGCATGCGCTGACATCGGCCTATCGCGGCTATTTCGAAAGCCTCGGCGGAAGGTTCGTCACAGGTGACGCAGCCTCATTCGGCCCGTTCGGTTCCGGCTGGAAGATCATGACTGCGGAAGGCGCGCTCGAAGCCGACGATGCGGTGATCGCGCTCGGTCCCTGGGCGGCGCTCGCAACGCGACGGCTCGGCTATTCCTTGCCCCTCGGCGTCAAGCGGGGCTATCACATGCATTATGCCGCCAAGGGCAATGCCGTGCTCAACAACTGGATGCTCGATGCCGAACGCGGCTATCTCCTGGCGCCGATGCGTCGCGGCATCCGGCTGACGACGGGAGCGGAGTTCGCAACGCTCGACGCGCCGAAGACGCCGGTCCAGCTCGACCGGGCCGAAGCCGTGGCGCGGACGATCTTCCCGCTCGGCGACAGGCTCGACCCTGAACCCTGGATGGGCGCGCGTCCCTGCACGCCGGATATGATGCCTATTATTGGCAAGGCGCCGCGTCATCAGGGCCTGTGGTTCGCCTTCGGCCATGCTCATCATGGGCTGACGCTGGGACCGGTGACGGGCCGTGTGCTGGCCGAACTCATCACCGGCGAGACGCCGTTCATCGATATTGCGGCCTATTCGCCTGAGCGTTTCAACCCGTGA
- a CDS encoding gluconokinase, producing MMSERMNKPHAIIVMGVSGCGKSSVGEKLAEALHISFVEGDALHPTANVEKMSKGIPLTDEDRMPWLDRIGEEMKASLEKGEGIIVSCSALKRIYRDRLRAAAGGNLVFVYLEGSKALLTRRMGERKGHFMPVSLLESQLATLEAPTGEQGVVTVDIDDTVEGIEATALEGLVALGVTG from the coding sequence ATCATGTCGGAGCGGATGAACAAACCCCACGCGATCATCGTCATGGGCGTCAGCGGCTGCGGCAAATCCTCCGTCGGCGAAAAGCTCGCCGAGGCCCTGCACATCTCCTTCGTCGAAGGCGATGCGCTGCATCCGACCGCCAATGTCGAGAAGATGTCGAAGGGCATTCCGCTGACCGACGAGGACCGGATGCCTTGGCTCGATCGCATCGGCGAAGAGATGAAGGCCTCGCTGGAGAAGGGCGAGGGCATCATCGTCTCCTGCTCGGCGCTGAAACGCATCTATCGCGATCGGCTGCGGGCTGCTGCCGGCGGCAATCTCGTCTTCGTCTATCTCGAAGGCTCAAAAGCGTTGCTGACGCGGCGCATGGGCGAGCGCAAAGGTCATTTCATGCCGGTCTCGCTGCTTGAAAGCCAGCTGGCGACGCTTGAGGCGCCGACAGGCGAACAGGGTGTCGTCACCGTCGATATCGACGACACCGTGGAAGGTATCGAAGCAACGGCCCTCGAAGGCCTCGTTGCTCTCGGCGTCACGGGTTGA